One window from the genome of Phycisphaerales bacterium encodes:
- a CDS encoding GC-type dockerin domain-anchored protein, protein MRATAVGLSVSIASAALGQCAPEIVAEVQTIGDVGGIALDERGYLFVLDEGRGLVAFDIRDPSDPVAVGGFGWLYQPYYQLELAGRYLFAFHDDGFQWAQLSMLDVENPRSISYVDHLTHFCCEIGVAGDRLFVTYGRSTGYYEIGSGAFDIGESGPRLRESAYRISAQDLMMYATTLEGVVPIDFADPAGPRRYDPIVLGDWRGASHPEGSVLHVATADGPFATVDVRVLAGPQILDQMDLAAVDLDVADGVAVLAGSEVSVVDVSNPRALRLVGSLGLPTEPVEVAIRKGVAFVATQRDVYVIDYAGCLPCLPDIDRSGVLDLFDFLEFQRLFSAGDVRGDFDGDGSLTVYDFVAFQNAFQAGC, encoded by the coding sequence ATGCGTGCGACGGCTGTGGGGCTATCGGTCAGTATCGCTAGTGCCGCGCTGGGACAGTGCGCACCCGAGATTGTGGCGGAGGTCCAGACCATCGGCGATGTCGGCGGCATCGCTCTCGATGAACGCGGCTACTTGTTCGTGCTCGATGAGGGCCGGGGGCTCGTGGCCTTCGACATTCGAGACCCCAGCGATCCTGTCGCCGTGGGGGGTTTTGGGTGGTTGTATCAACCCTACTACCAGCTCGAACTGGCCGGTCGATACCTATTCGCTTTTCACGATGACGGATTCCAGTGGGCCCAGCTCTCGATGCTCGATGTCGAGAATCCGCGGTCAATCTCGTACGTTGATCACCTCACCCACTTCTGTTGCGAGATCGGGGTCGCGGGCGATCGTTTGTTCGTGACCTACGGCCGGTCGACCGGTTACTACGAGATCGGTTCGGGAGCATTCGACATCGGTGAGTCCGGTCCTCGCCTCCGAGAATCGGCTTACCGAATCTCGGCTCAGGACTTGATGATGTACGCGACGACCCTCGAAGGCGTGGTGCCGATCGATTTTGCCGATCCTGCGGGGCCTCGGCGGTATGACCCGATTGTACTCGGCGATTGGCGCGGCGCAAGCCATCCCGAGGGCTCGGTGCTCCACGTCGCGACCGCGGATGGGCCATTCGCGACCGTGGACGTTCGAGTGTTGGCAGGCCCACAGATCCTGGACCAAATGGATCTCGCCGCCGTAGATCTCGACGTTGCCGACGGTGTGGCTGTTCTCGCCGGTTCGGAAGTCTCGGTCGTCGACGTAAGCAATCCTCGTGCACTGAGGCTCGTCGGCAGTCTTGGTCTGCCGACCGAGCCCGTTGAAGTCGCGATTCGAAAAGGGGTGGCATTCGTCGCTACTCAGCGAGACGTATACGTCATCGACTATGCTGGATGCCTCCCCTGCCTGCCCGACATCGACCGCAGCGGCGTGCTCGACCTCTTCGACTTCCTCGAGTTCCAGCGACTCTTCTCGGCGGGCGACGTCCGCGGAGACTTCGATGGTGATGGTTCGCTGACCGTCTACGACTTCGTGGCGTTCCAGAACGCCTTCCAGGCTGGTTGCTGA
- a CDS encoding NAD(P)H-dependent oxidoreductase: protein MADTNPKILVFAGSLRSESLNHKLVVAASKGAEKAGAHVTVIRLRDFQMPLYDQEIEDASGLPENCLKLKELFKAHHGFLVGCPEYNSSISGVLKNTVDWVSRPRDGEAPLECFDRKVIGLTAASPGGLGGIRGLPIERMLFGHIKAIVLPDQYALSQAHEAFDDAGNLKDDKQREMAEGVGKAVAEVAAKVGKVTA from the coding sequence ATGGCCGACACCAACCCCAAGATCCTCGTCTTTGCCGGCAGCCTGCGCAGCGAATCGCTCAACCACAAGCTCGTCGTGGCCGCGTCGAAGGGGGCCGAGAAGGCCGGGGCGCACGTGACGGTGATCCGCCTGCGCGACTTCCAGATGCCGCTGTACGACCAGGAGATCGAGGATGCCAGCGGGCTGCCAGAGAACTGCCTGAAGCTGAAGGAGCTCTTCAAGGCACACCACGGCTTCCTGGTCGGCTGCCCGGAGTACAACAGCTCGATCAGCGGCGTGCTGAAGAACACCGTCGACTGGGTCAGCCGCCCGCGCGACGGCGAAGCGCCGCTCGAGTGCTTCGACCGCAAGGTCATCGGGCTGACCGCGGCCTCGCCCGGTGGGCTTGGCGGCATCCGTGGGTTGCCCATCGAGCGGATGCTCTTTGGCCACATCAAGGCCATCGTGCTGCCCGACCAATATGCGCTCTCGCAGGCTCACGAGGCCTTCGACGACGCCGGCAACCTGAAGGACGACAAGCAGCGCGAGATGGCCGAGGGCGTGGGCAAGGCGGTGGCCGAGGTCGCGGCGAAGGTGGGGAAAGTGACGGCGTAG